One Drosophila kikkawai strain 14028-0561.14 chromosome 3L, DkikHiC1v2, whole genome shotgun sequence genomic window carries:
- the LOC108071569 gene encoding brachyurin-like has product MKVLAVLLLALASASAGPVAAMFKPVHPRDRKMEQSIESRIVGGQTASLGQFPYQVGIAFELFIFGWFCGGSLINKKWVLTAAHCTDGATFATVYAGSIYLEVGEIRVVPSNKFKQHSGFDIDNIVNDISLLELPVPFIFNDHIGKIGLPTAPYDDYVGQMATVSGWGQTGDGEGQPQKLQWALVVAISNEVCKKSYNIIQPSHICTSTANGQATCYGDSGGPLAINAGTTDPRQIGIVSFGASAGCTAAPSAYTRVTSFINWISTETGIPF; this is encoded by the exons ATGAAAGTGTTAGCTGTTCTCCTACTGGCTTTGGCCAGCGCCTCCGCGGGCCCTGTGGCGGCCATGTTTAAGCCAGTTCATCCTCGTGACAGAAAAATGGAACAATCCATTGAAAGCCGAATTGTTGGTGGACAAACTGCCTCGTTAGGACAATTTCCATATCAAGTCGGTATAGCATTTgaattgtttattttcggcTGGTTTTGCGGTGGCTCCctcatcaacaaaaaatgggTTCTAACCGCTGCCCACTGTACCGACGG TGCCACTTTTGCAACAGTTTACGCTGGATCAATTTATCTGGAGGTTGGCGAAATACGCGTAGTCCCCAGTAATAAGTTTAAACAGCACTCTGGGTTCGACATAGATAACATAGTGAATGACATCTCCCTGCTTGAGTTACCTGTGCCATTTATATTTAACGACCATATTGGCAAGATCGGATTGCCCACGGCGCCTTACGATGATTACGTGGGCCAGATGGCCACGGTTTCAGGCTGGGGACAAACTGGTGACGGAGAAGGGCAACCTCAGAAGTTACAGTGGGCCCTTGTTGTGGCTATTTCGAACGAGGTTTGCAAAAAATCTTATAATATCATACAACCCTCACACATCTGCACTAGCACAGCGAATGGTCAGGCCACTTGCTACGGTGATTCAGGCGGACCTTTGGCCATTAATGCCGGAACCACTGACCCTAGACAAATTGGAATCGTTTCGTTCGGAGCTTCCGCAGGATGCACTGCAGCTCCAAGTGCCTACACCCGTGTAACCTCTTTTATCAACTGGATCAGTACAGAGACCGGGATTCCATTTTGA
- the Jon65Aiii gene encoding serine protease 1 — MKVLVVFALALATASAGLLPQQMPVHPKDLSSMPSIEGRITNGKTATEGQFPYQVGLSFGSTSGSWWCGGSIIDNSWVLTAAHCTSGASSVTIYFGATVRTSAKVTQTVSSSRFIQHASYNSVVLRNDISLIKTDAVSFTTYINKVELPAIASSYSTYAGQKATASGWGKTSDSASGVASTLQYYQFEVVSVATCQNTYGTLVASNSVICIATPNKISTCNGDSGGPLVLDSNKKLIGVTSFVSSAGCESGAPAGFTRVTSYLDWIKTNSGVSY, encoded by the coding sequence ATGAAAGTGCTCGTAGTTTTCGCCCTTGCTCTGGCCACCGCCTCCGCCGGCCTGCTGCCCCAGCAGATGCCCGTGCACCCCAAGGACCTGTCCTCGATGCCTTCCATTGAGGGTCGCATCACCAATGGCAAGACCGCCACCGAGGGTCAGTTCCCCTACCAGGTGGGACTTAGCTTCGGCAGCACCAGCGGCAGCTGGTGGTGCGGTGGCTCCATCATCGACAACTCCTGGGTCCTGACCGCTGCGCACTGCACCAGCGGTGCCTCCTCGGTGACCATCTACTTCGGCGCCACCGTCCGCACCAGCGCCAAGGTTACCCAGACCGTTTCCAGCTCCAGGTTCATCCAGCATGCCAGCTACAACTCGGTCGTCCTCAGGAACGACATCTCTCTGATCAAGACTGACGCTGTCAGCTTCACCACATACATCAACAAGGTTGAGCTGCCCGCAATCGCCAGCTCCTACTCCACCTATGCCGGACAGAAGGCTACCGCCTCCGGCTGGGGCAAGACCTCTGACTCCGCCTCCGGAGTGGCCAGCACCCTGCAGTACTATCAGTTTGAAGTTGTGTCCGTTGCCACCTGCCAGAACACCTATGGCACTCTGGTCGCCTCCAACAGCGTCATCTGCATTGCCACCCCCAACAAGATTTCCACCTGCAACGGCGACTCTGGCGGCCCCCTGGTCCTGGACAGCAACAAGAAACTGATCGGTGTCACCTCGTTCGTGTCCAGCGCCGGCTGCGAGTCCGGTGCCCCCGCCGGTTTCACCCGTGTGACCAGCTACCTGGACTGGATCAAGACCAACTCCGGTGTCTCCTACTAA